The Pseudodesulfovibrio sediminis genome includes the window ATGGTCACAAAGCCGGACAGCGCATGGGCTCCAATCTCTATTCGCAATTGACCCCTGAAAAACAGGCTGCTGTCGACGGTATCTATAAAAAATATTCTCCCAAATTCACTGAGTTGCGGAGCCAGATGCTGACCAAGCGCGCAACCCTGCAGGCTATGGTCAACGGCGGCCAGGCGGACGAAAAGAAAATAGGCAAACTGATCACTGCTATTTCCTCCCTGCATGAGCAGATGCTCGACACGCGTAACGCCATGGCTGATGAGCTTGAGGCGGAAACCGGCCTTGTCGGTTTTGGGCGCGGTGGAAACTACCCCGGCCCTGGCATGGGCTTTCAGGGTCGCGGACAGGGCGGCTTTGGCGTGGATTGCCCCGGATTCGGTCAGGGATTCCAGGGCCGTGGTCAGAATTGTTTTGGTGGCGACTGCCCCGGCTACGGCATGGGACGCATGTAAGTAACACTTTCCGATAACCCCGGAAAACAGGACTCTGCGGGACGTGTGACCCTGGTGGTGACTCGTCCCGTAATGCTGCAATCCAGCGGGGAAGCGCTGGAAAAACCGTTCTGAGAAATCGGAAAACAACCAAACATCGCCCCTTGAGGAGAAACTGGATGTTGCGAAAAATAACGTCACTGACCGCTCTCATTTCATTCCTCGTCACCATCGTCACCAGCGTGGTGCTTTATATAGTCCCGGAAGGCCGCGTGGCCAACTGGGCAGATTGGCAATTGTTCGGCCTGACCAAAGGACAGTGGGGTGATACCCATCTGACTGTCGGCACACTTTTCTTTATCGCGTTGCTACTGCATGTCTTTCTGAATCTGAAGCCGCTCATGGCCTACATGAAGAACAAGGCCCGCGAATTGGTCGTCATGACCGTTCCCATGATTATCAGCATCCTCTTGACCGTAGCCGTTTTCGCCGGAACCCTGCTGGGGCTGTCCCCCATGCAGGATCTCCTCGATCTGGGCACGGAGATCAAGG containing:
- a CDS encoding Spy/CpxP family protein refolding chaperone; the protein is MNKKNITITVSAAVLVLAMAALAVAGPGYGHKAGQRMGSNLYSQLTPEKQAAVDGIYKKYSPKFTELRSQMLTKRATLQAMVNGGQADEKKIGKLITAISSLHEQMLDTRNAMADELEAETGLVGFGRGGNYPGPGMGFQGRGQGGFGVDCPGFGQGFQGRGQNCFGGDCPGYGMGRM